A single genomic interval of Dysidea avara chromosome 6, odDysAvar1.4, whole genome shotgun sequence harbors:
- the LOC136258902 gene encoding uncharacterized protein, which translates to MAHNPDSVVWIAGDANFPNIDWDSYSVSGNNYPVHLCETFLNFIEDCGLTQTVNFPTRYANTLDIFLTNRPSLVLCCKPLSGISDHDIVYVKSTVEVKQQSNPSMRSYKLWNRVNNDIISEYITRSSEQFLEEHDMDTQVDVLWKVFKEMCQKCLDMIPSRTYKPGHSPPWMNSTIKHLSHRKQRLYNLARHSKSSDAWQKYRQIKKEVQRACRQSHNSYIQHLVTPGTYSTTKRLWSYIKNQKKDYCGIPPLLEGDTLISDTATRASLLNDYFFVKEDLSSVPHIAKFTYPTNGTYQY; encoded by the coding sequence ATGGCTCACAATCCTGATTCTGTTGTGTGGATTGCAGGTGATGCAAATTTCCCAAATATAGATTGGGACTCCTACTCTGTTAGTGGTAACAATTATCCTGTACATCTGTGTGAAACTTTTCTCAACTTCATTGAGGATTGTGGCCTAACACAAACTGTCAACTTTCCAACTAGATATGCAAATACTCTTGATATTTTCCTAACAAATCGACCATCATTAGTACTTTGTTGTAAACCATTGTCAGGAATTAGTGATCATGATATCGTGTATGTGAAGTCTACTGTAGAAGTCAAACAACAAAGCAATCCCTCAATGCGATCTTATAAACTCTGGAACAGGGTAAACAACGATATCATCAGCGAATACATTACAAGATCTAGTGAACAGTTTTTAGAGGAACATGATATGGATACACAAGTTGATGTCTTATGGAAAGTGTTCAAGGAAATGTGTCAAAAGTGTCTAGATATGATTCCATCCAGAACTTATAAACCTGGCCATAGTCCCCCTTGGATGAATTCCACCATTAAACATCTATCTCACAGGAAGCAAAGATTATATAATTTGGCCCGACATTCCAAGTCTAGTGATGCCTGGCAAAAATATCGACAGATAAAGAAAGAAGTTCAAAGGGCATGTCGGCAATCCCACAATTCCTATATTCAACACTTAGTCACCCCTGGAACATATTCTACAACTAAGAGGTTATGGAGTTACATTAAGAATCAAAAGAAGGACTACTGTGGCATACCACCATTACTAGAAGGAGACACTCTGATCTCTGATACAGCAACCAGAGCAAGCTTATTGAATGACTATTTCTTTGTTAAAGAGGATTTAAGTTCTGTACCACATATTGCAAAATTTACCTATCCCACTAATGGAACCTATCAGTATTAA